The Lysobacterales bacterium genome has a segment encoding these proteins:
- a CDS encoding enoyl-ACP reductase, whose product MGFLSGKRALVVGIASQRSIAWGIAEAMHREGAELAFTYQNERLRDRVEDAAREFGSSLVLPCDVAEDAQIDSLMAELGARWDGLDCLVHSVGFAPREALQGGFLDGLTRENFAIAHDISSYSLAALAKAARPLMAGRNGSILTLTYLGAVRAMASYNVMGLAKASLEACVRFLAYNLGPEGTRVNAISAGPIKTLAASGVGNFRKMLDHVQQVTPLRRNVTIEDVGNAAAFLCSDLAAGITGEITYVDAGYSTVAMAGLDG is encoded by the coding sequence ATGGGTTTTCTCTCCGGCAAGCGCGCCCTCGTCGTGGGTATCGCCAGCCAGCGTTCGATCGCCTGGGGCATCGCCGAGGCCATGCACCGCGAGGGTGCCGAGCTGGCCTTCACCTACCAGAACGAGCGCCTGCGCGATCGCGTCGAAGACGCCGCGCGGGAGTTCGGCTCGAGCCTGGTGCTGCCCTGCGATGTCGCCGAGGACGCCCAGATCGACAGTCTCATGGCCGAACTCGGCGCCCGCTGGGATGGCCTGGACTGCCTGGTCCACTCGGTCGGCTTCGCACCGCGCGAGGCGCTCCAGGGCGGTTTCCTCGACGGGTTGACGCGCGAGAACTTCGCAATCGCCCACGACATCTCCAGCTACAGCCTGGCAGCGCTCGCGAAGGCCGCCCGACCGCTCATGGCCGGGCGCAACGGCTCGATCCTCACGCTGACCTACCTGGGCGCAGTCCGGGCAATGGCCAGCTACAACGTGATGGGCCTGGCAAAGGCCAGCCTGGAAGCCTGCGTACGCTTCCTGGCATACAACCTCGGCCCCGAGGGCACGCGCGTCAACGCGATTTCGGCAGGCCCGATCAAGACCCTGGCCGCGTCCGGCGTCGGCAATTTCCGGAAAATGCTCGACCACGTCCAGCAGGTGACGCCGCTGCGCCGCAACGTCACCATCGAAGACGTCGGCAACGCGGCGGCCTTCCTGTGTTCGGACCTGGCGGCCGGCATCACCGGAGAGATCACCTACGTCGACGCCGGGTACAGCACGGTGGCCATGGCCGGCCTCGACGGCTGA
- the rnhA gene encoding ribonuclease HI gives MNAIVEAFTDGACLGNPGPGGWGALLRWNGREREIAGGEPDTTNNRMELLAAISALEALQRPSSVRLCTDSRYVEQGIREWLPRWQANGWRTADRKPVKNQDLWQRLHAAAAPHKVDWVWVRGHAGHVENERVDQLARQAAMRFAGSPVPGGRA, from the coding sequence ATGAACGCGATCGTCGAGGCCTTCACCGACGGCGCCTGCCTGGGCAACCCGGGACCCGGAGGCTGGGGAGCGCTTCTGCGCTGGAACGGACGCGAACGTGAGATTGCGGGAGGCGAACCGGACACCACCAACAACCGCATGGAGCTGCTTGCCGCGATCAGTGCGCTGGAGGCCCTGCAGCGACCGTCCAGCGTCCGCCTGTGCACGGACTCCCGCTACGTCGAGCAGGGCATCCGGGAGTGGCTGCCGCGCTGGCAGGCGAACGGCTGGCGCACAGCGGACCGCAAGCCGGTCAAGAACCAGGACCTCTGGCAGCGGCTGCACGCGGCAGCGGCGCCCCACAAGGTGGACTGGGTATGGGTGCGCGGCCATGCCGGTCACGTCGAGAACGAGCGCGTCGACCAGCTTGCCCGGCAGGCCGCGATGCGCTTCGCCGGCTCGCCGGTTCCGGGGGGCAGGGCGTGA
- a CDS encoding SurA N-terminal domain-containing protein, with protein sequence MLQSIRNRATSWFALAILFLALFSLTFFGIGDYFTRSVDTYVAKVGDEEISANDYRERFQRWRESMRQQFGQGLDASLLDNPAMRRQVLDRMIDEAVLRQASERIGLVVPNARLRAEIADIPAFQVDGRFDEPTYLGLLAGQRMTATTFERNLRRDIEARQLPMAVMESALVTDAEVDARLRLSEQTRSFAAVRVNQPEREIDQEVTDEELSSWYDANTAEFMRPETVTVEYLIVDRTALPLAVEPSEQDLRDRYEAERARFGSPEARLVSHVLVRADGPDADAQRDALARAESIAAEARAEGADFAALARRDSTDLGSREQGGDLGWIEQGLTDPAFEEAAFALESGQVSDPVRTEDGFHVIMVREIRAATQRPFEEVREELAAEYLESERERLYNERSGELIDLVYQDPGSLQPASEALGLATMTAGPFSRQAGEGLFANPRVRDVAFSDEVLLEGNVSDPFEASPGQMVALRVVEHQRSEPRPLAEVADQARARILEARRSDAVRARAEALFAELEAGTPLADVAERAGLDLELAEAAGRNALVPEPALVAQVFRLPRPEEGRVVQRLLPLGDGHALVELTGVVDGDPGSVEESRRTQARSELEQSRANAEAMALIAGLRERTRIVVVEERMQ encoded by the coding sequence ATGCTGCAATCGATCCGCAACAGGGCCACCAGCTGGTTCGCCCTGGCCATCCTTTTCCTCGCGCTGTTCTCGCTGACCTTCTTCGGCATCGGTGACTACTTCACCCGGAGCGTGGACACCTACGTGGCCAAGGTCGGCGACGAGGAGATCAGCGCCAACGATTATCGGGAACGCTTCCAGCGCTGGCGCGAGAGCATGCGCCAGCAGTTCGGACAGGGGCTCGACGCGTCGCTGCTCGACAATCCCGCGATGCGCCGCCAGGTGCTCGACAGGATGATCGACGAGGCCGTGCTGCGGCAGGCCTCCGAGCGGATCGGCCTGGTCGTCCCGAACGCGCGCCTGCGGGCTGAGATCGCCGACATCCCGGCGTTCCAGGTGGATGGAAGGTTCGACGAGCCGACCTACCTCGGGCTGCTCGCTGGCCAGCGCATGACCGCCACGACCTTCGAGCGCAACCTGCGCAGGGATATCGAGGCCAGGCAGCTTCCGATGGCGGTGATGGAGAGTGCGCTCGTGACGGACGCGGAGGTCGACGCCCGGCTCCGCCTGAGCGAGCAGACGCGCAGCTTCGCCGCGGTGAGGGTGAACCAGCCCGAGCGGGAGATCGACCAGGAAGTGACCGACGAGGAGCTCTCAAGCTGGTACGACGCGAACACCGCGGAGTTCATGCGCCCGGAGACCGTGACTGTCGAGTACCTGATCGTCGACCGGACCGCGCTGCCGCTGGCCGTCGAGCCCTCCGAGCAGGACCTGCGCGATCGCTACGAGGCTGAGCGGGCGCGGTTCGGTTCGCCCGAGGCTCGCCTGGTCTCCCATGTCCTGGTCCGGGCCGACGGTCCCGACGCGGACGCCCAGCGGGACGCGCTGGCCAGGGCGGAGTCGATCGCCGCGGAGGCGCGTGCCGAAGGCGCGGACTTTGCCGCCCTCGCGCGCCGCGACTCGACCGACCTTGGCTCCCGCGAGCAGGGTGGCGACCTTGGCTGGATCGAGCAGGGACTGACCGATCCCGCGTTCGAGGAGGCCGCCTTCGCGCTCGAGTCCGGCCAGGTGTCCGATCCTGTCCGCACCGAGGACGGCTTCCACGTCATCATGGTGCGCGAGATCAGGGCGGCGACGCAGAGGCCGTTCGAAGAGGTGCGCGAAGAGCTGGCGGCGGAATACCTGGAGAGCGAGCGGGAACGTCTGTACAACGAGCGCAGCGGCGAGCTGATCGACCTCGTGTACCAGGACCCCGGCTCGCTTCAGCCTGCCTCGGAGGCCCTGGGTCTGGCGACCATGACAGCGGGTCCTTTCAGCCGGCAGGCGGGCGAGGGCTTGTTCGCCAATCCGCGGGTCCGGGATGTGGCGTTTTCCGACGAGGTCTTGCTGGAGGGCAATGTCAGCGACCCGTTCGAGGCGTCGCCGGGCCAGATGGTGGCGCTGCGCGTGGTCGAGCACCAGCGCAGCGAGCCCCGGCCGCTGGCGGAGGTTGCCGACCAGGCGCGCGCGCGCATCCTCGAGGCCCGTCGCAGCGACGCGGTCCGCGCCAGGGCCGAGGCGTTGTTCGCCGAGCTCGAAGCCGGGACCCCGCTCGCCGACGTGGCTGAGCGGGCAGGGCTGGACCTGGAACTGGCTGAGGCCGCTGGCCGCAACGCCCTGGTTCCCGAGCCGGCGCTGGTGGCCCAGGTGTTCAGGCTGCCCCGTCCGGAGGAAGGTCGTGTGGTCCAGCGCCTGTTGCCTCTGGGCGATGGCCATGCGCTTGTCGAGCTGACCGGCGTCGTGGACGGCGATCCGGGTTCCGTGGAGGAGAGTCGCCGCACCCAGGCACGGTCGGAACTCGAGCAGTCCCGCGCCAATGCGGAGGCGATGGCGCTGATCGCGGGCCTTCGCGAGCGGACCCGTATCGTGGTGGTCGAAGAGCGGATGCAATGA
- the gloB gene encoding hydroxyacylglutathione hydrolase, translated as MQLHAVPILDDNYVWLLVAGGNAVAIDPGEADPVIARLRELDANLSHILVTHHHGDHIGGIEALRRAFPEVRVLGPVDARIPGIDLAVADGDVVELPLIGARFRVVHVPGHTLSHVAYAGQGMLFCGDTLFSAGCGRLFEGTPAQMLASLDRLSSLPDDTRVCCAHEYTLANLAFAQAVEPDNADIRQRIARVAALRSRGHPSLPSALGDERRVNPFLRVDQPAARRTLEAVRGVPPDADRTRAFAALRQWKDVFRG; from the coding sequence ATGCAGTTGCACGCGGTGCCGATCCTGGACGACAACTACGTCTGGCTCCTGGTGGCCGGTGGTAATGCGGTGGCGATCGACCCGGGCGAGGCAGACCCCGTCATCGCCCGGCTCCGGGAACTCGATGCGAACCTGTCGCATATCCTGGTCACCCACCACCATGGCGACCATATCGGCGGCATCGAAGCCCTGCGTCGCGCATTTCCCGAGGTCCGCGTGCTTGGCCCTGTCGACGCACGGATCCCCGGCATCGACCTGGCCGTCGCCGATGGCGATGTCGTTGAGCTGCCCCTGATCGGCGCCAGGTTCCGCGTCGTGCACGTTCCAGGCCATACCCTGAGTCACGTCGCCTATGCGGGCCAGGGCATGCTGTTCTGCGGCGATACCCTGTTCAGCGCCGGCTGCGGTCGCCTGTTCGAAGGCACGCCGGCGCAGATGCTGGCGTCACTCGACCGTCTGTCTTCCTTGCCGGACGACACGCGGGTCTGCTGCGCCCACGAGTACACGCTCGCCAATCTGGCATTCGCCCAGGCTGTCGAGCCGGACAACGCCGATATCCGGCAGCGTATCGCACGGGTTGCGGCGCTCAGGTCGCGCGGGCACCCTTCCCTGCCCAGTGCCCTTGGCGACGAACGGCGGGTGAACCCTTTTCTTCGCGTCGACCAGCCCGCCGCGAGGAGGACCCTGGAAGCCGTGCGCGGTGTACCGCCCGACGCCGACCGAACCCGGGCGTTCGCCGCCTTGCGGCAGTGGAAGGACGTCTTCCGTGGCTGA
- a CDS encoding transglycosylase SLT domain-containing protein, translating to MAERGAQAAKARRAGRLALALLAGLAVSACQSPGPTRPAPIADEAPAHVEPALSRPGPAPMADAVEAPVPAAAEARSRPRPSRPANPPPAPSTWEVLRAGFVLPGCDYAPATATWTRRYAGHPRRFAQTLDQMLPALDWTARRFADSGLPTELALLPIVESHFRPHPAPQARPAGIWQMIADTARSAGVRIDPWFDGRLNLAASTAGAIVLFDRYLERFEGDWRLALIAYNAGEYRVRRALTGRPPPGPAFSDLAPLELPSASMDYIARLLALACLVRDPERFDLDLPSLEPERRLVGVELDGVAGSGLARALSGLPRERFEQVNAGMLRGRTPPAEPFTLLVRQDRAESVPDLLARIPARARMQWHRRRLADGERLESLGAPAGVPWEVLTRLNDMADGKSQASGRSLWLPGPERLATAAADRDGGVAVADDPVHVVRAGDSLWSIARRHGLTVADLLRYNRLEHSRIRPGQRLLLQPP from the coding sequence GTGGCTGAGCGCGGCGCGCAGGCTGCAAAGGCCCGGCGCGCCGGCCGACTGGCGCTGGCACTGCTCGCGGGATTGGCGGTGTCGGCCTGCCAGTCCCCGGGTCCGACCCGGCCTGCCCCGATCGCCGACGAGGCGCCTGCGCACGTCGAGCCGGCCTTGTCCCGGCCCGGGCCGGCACCGATGGCGGACGCCGTCGAGGCGCCCGTCCCTGCTGCGGCCGAGGCTCGGAGCAGACCGCGCCCCTCCCGACCGGCCAACCCTCCGCCAGCGCCGTCGACCTGGGAGGTCCTGCGTGCGGGCTTCGTCCTGCCCGGATGCGACTACGCACCCGCAACGGCGACCTGGACCCGTCGCTACGCAGGACATCCGCGACGGTTCGCGCAGACCCTCGACCAGATGCTGCCGGCCCTGGACTGGACCGCCCGCCGGTTCGCCGATTCCGGGCTGCCCACCGAACTGGCCCTGCTGCCCATCGTCGAGAGCCACTTCCGGCCGCACCCTGCGCCCCAGGCGCGGCCGGCGGGAATCTGGCAGATGATCGCCGACACGGCCAGGAGCGCCGGCGTGCGGATCGATCCATGGTTCGATGGACGCCTCAACCTGGCCGCAAGCACGGCTGGCGCCATCGTGCTCTTCGACCGGTACCTGGAGCGCTTCGAGGGCGATTGGCGGTTGGCGCTGATCGCCTACAACGCCGGGGAGTACAGGGTGCGCAGGGCGCTGACCGGGCGCCCGCCTCCCGGACCGGCGTTCTCGGATCTGGCCCCGCTGGAGCTGCCTTCGGCCTCCATGGACTATATCGCCCGATTGCTGGCGCTGGCATGCCTGGTCCGGGATCCGGAACGCTTCGATCTTGACCTGCCCAGCCTCGAACCTGAGCGCCGGCTTGTCGGCGTCGAGCTGGATGGCGTCGCTGGCAGCGGACTTGCACGCGCGCTTTCCGGCCTGCCGCGGGAACGCTTCGAGCAGGTCAATGCAGGGATGTTGCGCGGCCGGACGCCGCCGGCGGAGCCGTTCACCCTGCTGGTCAGGCAGGACCGCGCCGAATCCGTCCCGGACCTGCTGGCACGCATTCCGGCCCGCGCGCGCATGCAATGGCATCGGCGCCGGCTTGCCGATGGCGAACGGCTGGAGTCGCTCGGCGCGCCGGCCGGCGTCCCGTGGGAGGTCCTCACCCGGCTGAACGACATGGCCGACGGGAAGTCGCAGGCGTCGGGCCGCTCCCTGTGGCTGCCCGGTCCGGAACGGCTGGCGACCGCCGCGGCAGATCGCGACGGCGGCGTCGCCGTGGCGGACGACCCGGTACATGTCGTGCGCGCCGGCGACAGCCTCTGGTCGATCGCGCGCCGGCACGGACTCACCGTCGCCGACCTGCTTCGATACAATCGCCTCGAGCATTCACGCATCCGGCCGGGGCAGCGGCTGCTGCTGCAACCGCCCTGA